DNA from Acetobacter aceti NBRC 14818:
GCCTGCGCTATCTGGAATATTACGAGTTCCGCCTTGTGCGTGAAGCGCTGATCGAGCGTGACCGACTGCTCTCCATTGCGCCGCACATCATGTGGCCGCTGCGTTTCGTGCTCCCGCACTCCCCGGAGCAGCGCCCGGTCTGGATGATCCGTCTGGGTCTGTTCCTGTACGATCACCTTGCCCCGAAGATGAAGCTGCCCAAGTCACGGGCGCTCAATCTGAATACGCATTCCGCCGGTCAGCCGCTTCAGGATCAGTACAAGAAAGGCTTCGTCTATTCCGACGGCTGGGTGCAGGACAGTCGCCTTGTTGTGCTGAACGCGATGGACGCCGCCAATCGTGGCGCGGACATCCGCACCCGCACGCGTCTGGTTTCCGCACGTCGCGTCAACGGCATCTGGGAAGCCGAGATCGAGGACATGCGTAAGGGCGGCACAAAGACCGTCCGCGCCAAGGGTGTTGTGAACGCTGCCGGTCCGTGGGTCGCACGTCTGCTGGCCAACCAGCTTGACCTGCCGAATTCGAAATCCGTGCGTCTGGTCAAGGGTAGTCACATTGTCGTGCCGCAGATTTTTGACGGTCCGCAGTGCTACATCTTCCAGAACCCGGACAAGCGTATCGTGTTCGCCATTCCGTATGAGCAGCGCTTCACGCTGATCGGCACGACCGATGTGACATGGAATGAAGAGCCGGGCCTGGTTCAGATTTCGCCTGAAGAGGTCAAGTATCTTTGTGAGAGCGTGAACCGCTACTTTAAGGAAGATGTCAAGCCGAGCGATGTGGTCTGGAGCTATGCCGGCCTGCGTCCGCTCTATGACGATGCTGCGGCCAATGCATCGGCCGTGACGCGTGACTATGTGCTGGATCTTGATAACACGGATGGTGCACCGCTGCTTTCCATCTTCGGCGGCAAGATCACAACTTTCCGTAAGCTGGCCGAACACGCGCTTGAAAAGCTTGCGCCGGTTCTGCCTGCCGTGGGAGGCTATTCTTGGACGGCGGATGCGGCTCTGCCCGGCGGTGATCTGGGGACGGGAGGCTTTGAGGCCGCTCTGAACCGTTTCCGTGACGCAGCTCCGTTCCTGTCCCTGCCGCTGGCATGGCGTCTGATGCGGACCTACGGTATGCGGGCTTATGATGTTGTCGGAACAGCCAAGTCGCTTTCCGATATGGGCGAGGATTTCGGTCAGGGTATGACGGCCAACGAAGTCGACTACCTGATCGCAAACGAATGGGCACGCGCGCCAGAGGATGTGCTATGGCGGCGTACCAAAATCGGTCTCCATATGACCGAAGAGCAGCG
Protein-coding regions in this window:
- the glpD gene encoding glycerol-3-phosphate dehydrogenase, yielding MAAADDSSTVYDLLIVGGGVNGTGIARDASGRGASVLLVEQDDLASYTSSASTKLIHGGLRYLEYYEFRLVREALIERDRLLSIAPHIMWPLRFVLPHSPEQRPVWMIRLGLFLYDHLAPKMKLPKSRALNLNTHSAGQPLQDQYKKGFVYSDGWVQDSRLVVLNAMDAANRGADIRTRTRLVSARRVNGIWEAEIEDMRKGGTKTVRAKGVVNAAGPWVARLLANQLDLPNSKSVRLVKGSHIVVPQIFDGPQCYIFQNPDKRIVFAIPYEQRFTLIGTTDVTWNEEPGLVQISPEEVKYLCESVNRYFKEDVKPSDVVWSYAGLRPLYDDAAANASAVTRDYVLDLDNTDGAPLLSIFGGKITTFRKLAEHALEKLAPVLPAVGGYSWTADAALPGGDLGTGGFEAALNRFRDAAPFLSLPLAWRLMRTYGMRAYDVVGTAKSLSDMGEDFGQGMTANEVDYLIANEWARAPEDVLWRRTKIGLHMTEEQRQRVGAYIKEKVG